The proteins below are encoded in one region of Defluviitalea raffinosedens:
- the pcrA gene encoding DNA helicase PcrA, producing the protein MNLVEGLNPKQKEAVLQTEGPVLILAGAGSGKTRVLTHRIAYLIQEKNVLPWKILAITFTNKAAKEMRERVDQLVGKGAEEIWVSTFHSACVKILRRDIDKIGYSRSFTIYDTADQKALIKECLKELNYNEKNYPVNYVLGEISNQKNELISASEYEKNSAGDFRKEKLAHIYTLYQKKLAGNNALDFDDIIFKTVELFIYHPDVLEHYQNRFEYIMVDEYQDTNTAQYRLVRLLASKHENLCVVGDDDQSIYGWRGANIRNILDFEKDFKNAKVIKLEQNYRSTKVILDAANAVIKNNYGRKAKALWTENEQGDLIDVRETENEHEEAEFVANEIVKQIEKRGKEYKDFAVLYRTNAQSRVVEEHFIKHGIPYRLLGGVRFYERKEIKDLLGYLRVILNPSDDLSLKRIINVPKRGIGDTTIGKVEEVASNYDMSFFDVIREDEIVSQFGRAASKLKKFADLIGVLQAQSQLGTVMELIENVLERTGYLKELEEENTEESKERIQNIKELISKAADYDQNAEEPSLEGFLEEVSLVADIDNYDAENNAVVLMTLHSAKGLEFPYVFITGMEEGIFPSYMSVVSENEDAVEEERRLCYVGITRARQKLYLCYAKSRMLRGLTQYNRASRFISELPQELIAVGSKAKKATDPLAGIRPKNKVLHTYTPYQGAVSNNANSSSDNSPLEFGCGDLVKHIKFGVGTVEDIRYAGADYEVTVLFPKFGSKKLMARLAKLKLVQ; encoded by the coding sequence ATGAATTTAGTAGAGGGTTTGAATCCAAAACAAAAAGAAGCGGTACTGCAGACAGAAGGGCCGGTATTGATTCTGGCAGGAGCAGGTTCTGGAAAAACAAGAGTACTAACCCATAGAATTGCTTATCTTATTCAAGAGAAAAATGTTCTTCCATGGAAGATTCTTGCAATTACATTTACAAATAAAGCTGCTAAGGAAATGAGAGAAAGAGTGGATCAGCTGGTTGGAAAAGGAGCTGAAGAAATTTGGGTAAGTACATTCCATTCAGCCTGTGTAAAAATTCTTAGAAGAGATATAGATAAGATCGGCTATAGCCGTTCTTTTACTATTTATGATACGGCAGACCAGAAGGCACTGATTAAAGAATGCCTGAAAGAATTAAATTACAATGAGAAAAATTATCCTGTGAATTATGTGCTGGGAGAAATCAGCAATCAAAAAAATGAGTTGATTTCTGCCAGTGAGTATGAAAAAAATAGTGCAGGGGATTTCAGAAAAGAAAAATTAGCCCATATTTATACCCTTTATCAGAAAAAATTAGCAGGAAATAACGCCTTGGACTTTGATGACATTATTTTTAAAACCGTAGAATTATTTATTTACCATCCAGATGTCTTGGAACATTATCAAAACAGATTTGAATACATCATGGTAGATGAGTATCAGGATACCAATACTGCCCAGTACAGATTGGTAAGATTATTGGCCTCAAAGCACGAAAATCTTTGCGTTGTAGGAGATGATGACCAGAGTATTTACGGCTGGAGAGGGGCAAACATAAGAAATATACTGGACTTTGAAAAAGACTTTAAAAACGCAAAGGTCATTAAACTGGAGCAAAATTACCGTTCTACCAAGGTAATATTGGATGCAGCCAATGCAGTGATTAAGAATAATTATGGAAGAAAAGCAAAGGCGCTTTGGACGGAAAATGAGCAGGGAGATTTAATAGATGTTCGTGAAACGGAAAATGAACATGAGGAAGCAGAGTTTGTTGCAAATGAAATTGTAAAGCAAATCGAAAAAAGAGGAAAAGAATATAAGGATTTTGCTGTGCTCTATCGCACCAACGCTCAATCCCGTGTAGTAGAAGAACACTTTATAAAACATGGAATCCCTTATCGACTGCTTGGGGGTGTCAGATTCTACGAGAGAAAAGAAATCAAAGATTTATTGGGATATTTAAGAGTGATTTTAAACCCTTCGGATGATTTATCTTTAAAGAGAATTATTAATGTACCCAAGAGGGGTATTGGAGATACAACCATTGGTAAAGTAGAAGAAGTTGCTTCAAATTATGATATGAGTTTTTTTGATGTGATCAGAGAGGATGAAATCGTATCACAATTTGGACGAGCAGCATCAAAGTTAAAAAAGTTTGCAGATTTAATTGGAGTTTTGCAAGCGCAATCCCAGCTGGGAACCGTTATGGAACTTATTGAGAATGTACTGGAACGCACAGGTTATTTAAAAGAGCTGGAAGAAGAAAATACAGAAGAGTCAAAAGAAAGAATACAAAACATCAAAGAATTGATATCTAAAGCAGCAGATTATGATCAAAATGCAGAAGAACCAAGTCTTGAAGGATTTTTGGAGGAAGTTTCTCTTGTGGCGGATATTGATAACTATGATGCAGAAAATAATGCAGTAGTATTAATGACCCTTCATAGTGCAAAAGGGTTGGAATTTCCTTATGTTTTTATTACCGGTATGGAAGAAGGTATCTTCCCCAGTTATATGAGTGTTGTATCCGAAAATGAAGATGCAGTTGAAGAAGAAAGAAGATTGTGCTATGTAGGTATTACAAGGGCAAGGCAAAAACTTTATTTATGTTATGCCAAGTCCAGGATGCTCAGGGGGCTTACACAATATAACAGGGCTTCTAGATTTATTTCCGAACTTCCCCAAGAACTGATTGCCGTCGGAAGCAAAGCCAAAAAGGCAACGGATCCTTTAGCTGGAATAAGACCAAAGAATAAAGTACTGCATACTTATACACCTTATCAGGGTGCTGTATCAAACAACGCCAATAGTTCTTCTGACAATTCTCCTCTGGAATTTGGATGCGGAGATTTAGTGAAACATATAAAGTTTGGAGTAGGAACGGTGGAAGATATTCGCTATGCAGGAGCGGATTATGAAGTTACAGTATTATTCCCTAAATTTGGAAGCAAAAAATTAATGGCCAGACTAGCGAAATTGAAGCTGGTTCAATAA
- a CDS encoding YerC/YecD family TrpR-related protein: MNSKIKDDATDHLFEAILLLENIDECYSFFEDICTIHEIKSLAQRLEVAKMLRQRKTYSEITEKTGASTATISRVNRALTYGSDGYNMVLDRLEKNNKL; the protein is encoded by the coding sequence ATGAATTCAAAAATTAAAGATGATGCTACGGACCATCTTTTCGAGGCGATTTTACTGCTTGAAAATATAGATGAATGCTATTCATTTTTTGAAGATATATGTACCATTCATGAGATTAAATCCCTGGCACAAAGATTAGAAGTGGCAAAGATGCTAAGACAACGTAAAACGTATTCGGAGATTACTGAGAAAACGGGAGCTTCAACAGCAACTATCAGCAGAGTCAACAGGGCATTGACTTATGGCTCAGATGGATATAATATGGTACTTGATCGATTAGAAAAAAATAATAAATTATAA
- the ligA gene encoding NAD-dependent DNA ligase LigA gives MESMKRMKELIRILNEASKAYYQEDREIMSNQEYDALYDELERLEKETGIVLADSPTQKVGYALLSSLPKVRHNQRMLSLDKTKDISKLKSFLGNQKGILSWKLDGLTIVLTYREGHLQQAVTRGNGEIGEDVTNNAKVFKNIPLQIPFKEELILRGEAVIKYSDFEKINEKLSPEEQYKNPRNLCSGSVRQLNNEVTAKRNVYFFAFSLVTAEGKDFGDSKLNQLKWLEAMGFDVVEHKLVDRGNIEEKVYEFEKNIPLNDFGSDGLVLTYDSISYSESLGTTAKFPRDSIAFKWKDEMKETKLLYIQWNTSRTGLINPVAVFESVELEGTTVNRASVHNLSILEELQLGIGDTIKVYKANMIIPQIAENLTRSNNIEIPRECPVCKGETEIRQLREGKALYCTNPNCSAQRIKALTHFVSRDAMNIEGLSEATLEKFVAKGFIKVFIDIYYLHNYEEEIKNMEGFGEKSYNNLIHSIEKSKDVELPNFIYALGLNHVGLSNAKLLCKHYQYDLDRILQCTMEDLMEIEGFGGVIAHSIFSYFSQEENKERVKKLQSVLRIKEKQKDDNVQVLAGKTFVITGSVEHFKNRKELKEKIESLGGKVTGTVTGNTDYLINNDIHSNSSKNKKAKELGIPIITEEEFLKFLP, from the coding sequence ATGGAAAGTATGAAAAGAATGAAAGAATTGATTCGTATTCTAAACGAGGCGTCTAAAGCGTATTATCAGGAAGATAGAGAAATCATGTCCAATCAGGAATATGATGCTCTCTATGATGAATTGGAAAGATTAGAGAAAGAAACCGGCATTGTATTGGCGGATAGTCCTACTCAGAAGGTAGGGTATGCACTCCTTAGCAGTCTTCCAAAAGTAAGACATAATCAAAGGATGTTATCCCTGGACAAGACGAAGGACATTTCCAAGTTAAAGAGCTTCTTAGGGAATCAGAAAGGGATTCTTTCCTGGAAATTGGACGGTCTTACTATTGTTCTTACCTATAGGGAAGGGCATTTGCAGCAGGCAGTCACCAGGGGGAACGGTGAAATAGGCGAAGACGTAACGAATAATGCAAAGGTATTTAAAAATATTCCTCTGCAGATTCCTTTTAAAGAGGAATTGATTTTAAGGGGAGAAGCAGTGATTAAGTATTCTGACTTTGAAAAAATCAATGAAAAGCTTTCTCCAGAAGAACAATACAAGAATCCCCGGAATTTATGCAGCGGCAGTGTAAGGCAGCTGAACAATGAAGTTACGGCCAAAAGAAATGTTTACTTTTTTGCTTTTAGCCTTGTTACTGCAGAGGGGAAAGACTTTGGAGATTCCAAGTTAAATCAATTAAAATGGCTGGAAGCCATGGGGTTTGATGTTGTGGAACATAAACTGGTAGATAGGGGAAATATTGAAGAAAAAGTTTATGAATTTGAAAAGAACATTCCATTAAACGATTTTGGCTCGGATGGTTTAGTTCTTACCTATGACAGTATATCTTACTCTGAATCCTTAGGAACCACGGCTAAGTTTCCAAGAGACTCTATTGCGTTCAAATGGAAAGATGAAATGAAGGAAACCAAACTCTTATATATTCAGTGGAATACCTCCAGAACCGGATTGATTAATCCTGTGGCTGTATTTGAAAGTGTGGAACTGGAAGGAACAACAGTAAATCGTGCCAGTGTACATAATTTAAGCATTTTGGAAGAACTTCAGTTGGGTATTGGGGATACCATAAAGGTATATAAGGCCAATATGATCATTCCTCAGATTGCGGAGAATTTAACCAGAAGCAATAATATTGAAATACCCAGGGAATGCCCTGTATGCAAAGGAGAAACGGAAATAAGGCAGCTTAGAGAAGGTAAAGCCCTATACTGTACCAATCCTAACTGCAGTGCCCAAAGAATTAAAGCTCTGACCCATTTTGTTTCCAGAGATGCTATGAATATTGAAGGCCTTTCAGAAGCAACCCTTGAAAAGTTCGTTGCCAAAGGTTTCATAAAAGTCTTTATTGATATCTATTATTTACATAATTATGAAGAGGAAATAAAGAATATGGAAGGATTCGGAGAAAAGTCCTATAATAATCTGATCCATTCCATAGAGAAATCAAAAGATGTTGAACTGCCTAATTTTATATATGCTCTGGGCTTAAATCATGTAGGTTTAAGCAATGCCAAGTTATTATGCAAACATTATCAGTATGACTTAGACAGAATCCTTCAATGTACGATGGAAGATCTCATGGAGATCGAAGGATTTGGAGGAGTGATTGCCCATTCCATATTCAGTTACTTTAGTCAGGAGGAGAATAAAGAGCGAGTTAAGAAGTTGCAAAGTGTATTAAGGATCAAAGAAAAGCAAAAAGATGATAATGTCCAAGTTCTGGCAGGCAAAACTTTTGTAATCACAGGGAGTGTGGAACACTTTAAAAACAGAAAAGAATTAAAAGAAAAAATAGAATCCCTGGGAGGAAAAGTGACAGGAACAGTAACGGGTAATACGGATTATTTAATTAATAATGATATTCACTCCAATTCTTCGAAGAATAAAAAGGCAAAAGAATTGGGTATTCCGATTATCACAGAAGAAGAATTTTTAAAATTTCTTCCTTAG